A window of Candidatus Paceibacterota bacterium genomic DNA:
CTGGACATGCCACCGCAGTTCAAAAAATAACATGGTTATTTTCCTTGATTGTGATTGGACCATTTTCGATGCGCAACGCTTTATTGACTACATGAATGCGCATGAAAATGATATTACTGCTCTTTTGGAGAAAGATCCTCAGGCGCCACTCGCCTCATGGCTTTATGCTGATGTTGTTGATTTTTGCATTGCAGCACGGGGGAAGGGGTACAAGATAGTCATTCTTTCAATGGCGAGGAATATTGAGGGGCAGATCGCAAAAATTCGAGCGACGGGCATTGCGGCATATGTTGACGACATTGTTGTAGTACCCGGGGAGAAAAGTACTGCTGCGGGGGATTGGCTAAAGGAACACAATGAGCGACCCAATGGTCACTACTTTATTGACGATGCACCGCTTTTCCTTAACGATATGAAGCGTACGCACCCAGGCATCTGGTGTATTCGCATGGAGCGCACTGCGCTACTTCCGTCCCAAGAATCCATCGCCGCCGTCGATCTCTCTGATCGAACCATAACGAGCCTCGATGAGCTAAGGGGAATCTTGGGACTAGAAGTCTACGAGGAAGAAACTGCAGAGCATCAAAGTCCTCCGCTTGCGTAGCAAGCTGTCACGCGCTACACATAAATTTAGGTTGATATAATCCACCTCGTTTACATTACCCATAGTGGGGGCGACGGAATTCTCTCCGTCGCCAACTAACGCCGTGAGGCGGACTTGTGGTTGCTTTTCACTACTTTAAAAATACCCAAGCTTTGCTTGGGTATTTTTAAAGTAGTGAAAAGCCCGTGCTTGCGGACACGGACTTCTCGGTAAGCCGTCAAGCATTAAGCGCGCATCGTTTCATAAGGACCGTGAAGAACCTTATGGCGTATGTGTGCTCGCAGCCACGAGCGGTCTATGCTTATAATATAGCATATTTTAAAGAAAAGTGGAGTGCCTGAGCACTCCACTGTGGATAACTGATTTAGTCAACTTTTAGGGCCAAAAACTTTCCGTCTCATCTCATGGCGCTACACGTGCCGTTTGCGACCCAGTCCTTGAGCCTTGCGTAGCTCGCGAAAGTGCTTGCACGCACGGTTGTAGGCGGTCGTCATGATGCGTCCATCGACCTCGACTTCCTTCGGTTTCGGAGTCTCTCCGACCCAGCGCACATTCTGAAGAACGGTACGATGACCCTTCGGCATGAAGGCCACCTCGGTATTCTTGTTGATGGTGAAGATGATGCCGAGCGGATGTGCACGTACGAGCTGGATAGGGTCGCGGAGTCTCTGCTGTTCGATCCGCATGTGACTGAGCGCAGAACCGACTTTGCTTTTGAGTTCATGCTCGTCGATGCCCACAGGGACCTCGAGCTCTTTGATCACCAGTGCGAACGCCTCGTGAAAGCCGAACTGATGGAGGAGCGCACTGGTTCCGTCCACATACTTCTTGAGCACTTCTTCGGTGATGGGCATGTGCCCTCCTTATTGATCAGGTGAAGGTTGCTTGCGCATCGGAATGCGAGAGCGTACGAGAGAGAGCAGGGAAGCCCGCTGCTGAGTACTGAGCCAATAGTCTGCGATTGCTACTTCAAATGCTTCTTCGAACGAAACACTATTTGCGCGCATGTTCGCACTTACCAGTAACACAATCTCAGAAATGAATAATTCATCCATTGATGCCTCTTTGATTTTCCGACATATTTATAACATAAAATATGAACTTTAGCAAGTGCAGTATGTGTTTTCTAAGCATTAGACTTTGTGTGTAATTGACCTATAATGCAATTATCATGTCCATACAAGCAAATGTAAAAGAGGAGATTAAGAATGCGATGCGAGCAAAGGATCAAACGCGCCTTCTTGTTCTTCGTGGTATGTCTACCGCATTTACCAATGAGCTCGTTAGTCAGCGCAAGACGCCACAAGACGAGCTTGATGATGCTGCTGCACTTAATGTTATAAAGCGTCTCGCGAAGCAGCGTAAGGATTCTATTGATCAATTCACTAAGGGTGGGCGCAGTGATCTTGCAGAGCATGAGCAGGCGGAGCTTGCAATCATTGAGACATTCCTCCCAAAGATGCTTACACGTGATGAGATCAGGCCTGTTGCAGTTGCTAAGATCGCTGAGCTTGGTGTCTCGGATAAGTCTGGCCTGGGTAAACTCACTGGTGCTGTCATGAAGGAGCTTGGTGCAAACGTTGACGGAAATGACGTTCGTGCAGTACTCGACGAATTGCTTTCGTAGTTGTATTTCAAAAAAGCGCGTTGTGCGCTTTTTGCTTTTCTGCTTATCCACTTGTCTGAATAGGCTAATGGGGTACCATTGAAACAGCGGTCAGATACTATGGAAACGCACATGCAGAATGGAGGAATAATACCGCCTACACCACACCTTGCGCGCGAACGAGAGTCGGCGCAGCTGAAACGATTACAAGAGGCATATGAACAGGCAATAAGTTGCCAAATGGCTCTTGAACAGAAGATTTCAGACTTGAACGAAACGATTGAGCGATCGGAGCGTAATTTTAGCATTCTGCAGGTTCAGCTTGATAGCGCACGAAAGAAGATTGCGCGTCAAAATCGATTGCGTGAGGAAGCTGAGGCGCGCTCACTTCGTCATCAATTCATCGATATATATAACCTTGAAGGTTTTCGTCATGAGTATAATCGTTTTGTGCGTGAACTTGCGCGTGGAATGTGGCGCTCTGGTACAATCGTCTATTTTGATCTCGATGGTTTCAAGCTTGTGAATGATCTTCTTAGTCACGATGTGGGTAATGAAATCCTTATTGCCTTTGGGAAATGTCTTACTGATGCGAGCCGACCTGAAGATGTCGCAGCATGTTTGCATGGTGATGAGTTTGCACTCATACTTCCAAATGCTGAACGTAAGGATGCAGAAGCCGTTATGGATCGTATCCATCGTGCAGCGGCGAATATCAACGCAGGGGAGCTTGATTACAAGCATATCTTTGCGGAACTTGGTAGAGATCAACTCGTTGCATTTTCATCCGGATATTACACTATTCAGCGGGAAGATCCCGTGCTCTCTCCAGAAGAAGTGCTTGCACAGGCAGAATCAATGATTCCAAAGTTTTTTGAAAAGCGTACGGCGAGAATACGATAAAGCGACCTTCGGCCGCTTTTTTGTTATAAGAAACAGAGTAGTTTAGTCCTAGAATCAATTGTTATGAGTTGAGTTATTTGTGCGCAATATCTATAATTGTTATCCACTTGCGCTCGTGTTACGATACAGTACTATAGGGTGAGGAATTTCAGCGACGAAGGTTATTTTCGATATTCAAATTATGGCCACGAAGCTACGCATCACACCAGACGAGAAAACTGCTTTACGGCGTGCTCTCGAAGAGGAGGCCGCTGCGCACAAAGAGACACAAGCAGCGCATGAGCGATCAATCGAACGTCAAATGGCGCTTGAGCGACAGCTCGCAGATCTACGCGAAACGTTTATGGAGACGGAGCGCAGTTTTAGTATTATGCAGATTCAGCTTGATAGTGCCAAGAAGAAGATTGCTCGTCTTAGTAAATTACGCAGAGAGGCAGAAGCACGTTCCTTGAGGCATCAATTCATAGATATATACAACCTTGAAGGTTTTCGTCATGAATATAATCGTTTTGTGCGTGAACTTGCGCGTGGTATTTGGAACTCCGGTACTATAGTCTATTTCGACCTCGATGGATTTAAGCTAGTGAATGATCTTTTGAGTCACGATGTGGGTAATGAGATTCTCATTGCATTTGGAGAGTGTCTGCATAATGAAAGTCGACCCGAAGATATATCTGCCTGTCTGCATGGGGATGAGTTTGCATTGATTCTCCCTGACGCAGATCGCAAGGATGCCGAATCCATCATGGCGCGCATTCATAAGGCTGCTGCGGGTATTAATGCCGGTGATATGGACTACAAACATATCTTTGCCGAGCTCGGGAGGACTCAGCTTGTCGAGTTCTCTTCGGGATATTTTACGATGCAGCGTGGTGACCCTATCCTCTCTGCAGAGGAAGCACTAATGAAAGCTGAGGCTACGATTCCTAAGTTTTTCAATCGCCGAAAGCCGAGAAATAAGTAGAAAAAGTAGCCCATTTAGGGCTACTTTTTTGAATTTTTGGGATGGTATAATAAATACATATGTCACCGAATTCGAAAGAATATTACAGGCTTGCAATAGCGGACCTTGAGAAGATGCTTGCGACCGATGTAGTGCACGGTCTTTCTCGTGAGCAGGCGGCAGAACGTCTACAAAAAGATGGGCCAAATGCTTTTGGAAAAGAAGAGAAGATAAGTCCACTTGATCGAATTGTCGATGAGCTTCGTTCGCCGCTTACTTTTACACTGCTTGTTGCGGGTATTGTGACGACTCTCCTTGCAGAATATGTTGATGCGACGGTGATATTTCTCGCGCTCGTGGTGAATGTGCTCATTAATCTCTATCAGGAGGGTCGTGCGTCAAAAGCATTTGCTGCACTTAAAGCAGGTGAAGCTGCTTTTTGCACCGTTATTCGGGGCGGTGAACCAAAATTAATTCCTGTTACCGAAGTGGTTGTGGGCGATGTGCTCTTACTCCAGTCAGGCGCAACCGTTCCCGCGGATGCTCGTATTATTGATGCTCATGGTGCACAACTTAACGAATCAGTGCTTACAGGCGAATGGGCTCCAGTAGTAAAACATGCAGAAGATGTGCCACACCTATTGCCGCTCACTGAACAGAAAAATATGTTGTTCATGGGAACCCTTGTTGCTTCAGGTGTAATCAAGGCTGTTGTAGTGCTCACGGGAGAGCACACTGCATTTGGTGGCATTGCAGCAAGTTTGCGTACAGTGAAAGCTGCACCGACGCCAATGCAAAAAAATATCGCTGCAATTGCGCGTATGCTTACAGTAATTATTATTGTGGCACTCGTAATTGTATTTTTGCTTGGAATATATCGAGGAGTCTCACTCACTGAGACATTGTTGATCGCAATTGCAATCGCAGTGGCCGCAATTCCTGAAGGGATGCCAGCTGCAGTATCGGTTATGCTTGCAATGAGTATGCAGCGTATCCTTGGAAAAGGTGGCCTTGTGCGCAGCTTGCTTGCTGCCGAGACATTAGGTAGTGCAACAGTGATTATTACCGATAAGACCGGAACATTGACTGAGGGTCAGATGACACTTGAGCGTGTTGTTTGCTACCACGCACTCACTAGCAGTGAAGCCGGTTTCAAGGAGAAGCGTTTGCATGAGGAGCACGGTGATGAGCATGATGCGCTCTCGTTTGCATATCTCTCGAGCAATGTCATCATTGAAAATGAGCATGATCAATTTAGGCATCCCGAATTTCATGGACGTCCCGTTGAAGTTGCGATTGCACGTGCGGCGCATCTTTCTGGCGTTGATATGCGCGAGTTAGAGCGAGACTATCAGCGCATCGATGCGTCACCGTTCATTTCATCATTACGCATGTCCCTTGCGCTGACCGGTATTCGTGGGATGAAGCACAATCGCCTCATAGGGCTCGGCGCCGCAGAGGAAATGCTCGCGCGGGCGCGCGCATACTATGCAGATGGAAAGGCACATCCTATGCATGAGGATGAGCGCAAGAAATTCGAAGAAGCACTTCGTGATGCTACACGTGAGGGGGTGCGTGTTGTGGCGGTTGGATACGTAGATTCACAGTTAGAAAAACTTCCAACCATACCAGAGGAGATTGAGGAGTTGTTTAGCGGAGAGGGGACATTCGTTCTTTGCGGACTACTCTACCTTGCAGATCCGTTACGCAGCGATGTGCGTGCAGCAATCACGACCGCGCGTAATGCGGGAATTCGTGTCATTATGGCGACCGGGGATAATCCTGAGACAGCGCGCGCTATTGCTATCGGTGCAGGTATTGTGGCGCATCCTCAAGCACCAGTACTCTTGGGTGCCGAGTTTGACGATATGACGGATACGCAACTGCTCGAGCAATTGCGTACGGTAAATGTTTGTGCGCGAATGCTTCCGACACACAAACAACGCATGGCACAGCTTTTGACGGAATCTGGTGAAGTTGTCGCAATGACGGGCGATGGAGTGAATGACGCACCCGCACTCCGTACTGCAGCAATCGGTATAGCACTTGGAAGTGGTACTGATGTTGCCAAGGAAGCGTCTGGTCTCGTCCTAACTAATAATAGTTTTGGAATTATCGTGAGTGCGATAGAAGAGGGGCGACGCGCTGTAGATAACATCCGTAAGAATGTCGCGTACCTTATTTCAACATCGTTTTCTGAGATTATGTTGGTGGTGATGGCACTTGCGCTGGCACTTCCTATTCCACTTTTGCCTACGCAGATCTTATGGACGAACATGCTCACTGAAGGTTTGATGAATTTCGCATTCGCTTTTGAACAGTCAGAGAAGGGGATTATGACGCGAAGTCCGCGAGTGCACGGTGCCAGCTCAATGCTTTCCCGTAGGTTTATGGTGTTCATCATTACTATAGGAGTTGTGACAGGTATCATACTTATCGGACTTTATGCGATACTTCATGCACAGCAGGTGAGTGAATCTGCATCGCGTACCGTGCTCTTCGTGGCACTCACGCTTCTTGCAACGTTTGTTTCATTCTCACTGCGTGACTTGCATACACCACTTTGGCACATTAAGCCATGGACAAATCCATATCTCCTTGTAGCACTTGTGATTACCTTGCTGGGTCTTGCGGTCGCATTGTTTGTACCACATGTTGCACGTCTGTTACAACTCGATCCTGCTGGCTTCAATGGATATTTTGGACACGTAGCTGTCGCACTCGCGCTTATGTTTGTCGGGGTCGAGTCAGCAAAGTATTTTATTCTTCGTAAGAGCTAATATTCATGGAACAATTACCATTTACAATTCTACTCCTTGCACTCATTCTTGCAGTGGTCGTTATTCTACGAAAGCTCGATAAGAGGAGCGGAGTTTCAGAAGAGATGAAGAACTTCGCACAAGTGCGCGAGGCAGACCGTGCGGCACTTTCAATGTTGCAGCAGCAATTAGGAGAGCTCACGAGGCAGATTGATTCACGACTTACTGAGTCTCGCAGAGATGTTTCTGAAGCAGTGCACCGTCAGTTTAGCGAGTCGCAAAAATTGCTTTCTGATATCAATACACAAATGACCGATAGGTTGGTTGCCGTAGCGAAAGAGCAAATGCGCGCCAATGAAGCCGTGGAACACTTCGCGCAGATTGGTGATCAGCTTGCAAACCTTGAGCGCACATTGACTCATCAGAAACAGCGCGGTAATTGGGGAGAAGCATCGCTTGCGCTCATTCTGCAAAATATCCTTCCTCCTGATGCATATAAGATGCAGTATCCACTTACTGATAAGGATATCGTTGACGCAGTGATTATTACCAAGGATGGCATGATTCCGATCGATGCGAAGTTCTCGCTTGATAACTATCAACGGGTTACACTCGAAGAAGATGAGACGCGTCGCGAAGAGCTCGAGAAAGAGTTTCGTAATGACCTTAAGAAGCGTATCGATGAAACTGCAAAGTATGTGAACGAGAAAGCAGGAACGCTCTCATTTGCTTTTATGTATATTCCCGCAGAGGCAATCTACTATGACTTGCTTGTGAACGAGGTGGGTAAAATCAAGAGTAATACCCGTAGTCTCCTCGATTATGCGTATCACGAGAAGAAAGTAATTATCGTATCACCTACAACATT
This region includes:
- a CDS encoding GatB/YqeY domain-containing protein; the encoded protein is MSIQANVKEEIKNAMRAKDQTRLLVLRGMSTAFTNELVSQRKTPQDELDDAAALNVIKRLAKQRKDSIDQFTKGGRSDLAEHEQAELAIIETFLPKMLTRDEIRPVAVAKIAELGVSDKSGLGKLTGAVMKELGANVDGNDVRAVLDELLS
- a CDS encoding GGDEF domain-containing protein, with the protein product METHMQNGGIIPPTPHLARERESAQLKRLQEAYEQAISCQMALEQKISDLNETIERSERNFSILQVQLDSARKKIARQNRLREEAEARSLRHQFIDIYNLEGFRHEYNRFVRELARGMWRSGTIVYFDLDGFKLVNDLLSHDVGNEILIAFGKCLTDASRPEDVAACLHGDEFALILPNAERKDAEAVMDRIHRAAANINAGELDYKHIFAELGRDQLVAFSSGYYTIQREDPVLSPEEVLAQAESMIPKFFEKRTARIR
- a CDS encoding diguanylate cyclase, with protein sequence MATKLRITPDEKTALRRALEEEAAAHKETQAAHERSIERQMALERQLADLRETFMETERSFSIMQIQLDSAKKKIARLSKLRREAEARSLRHQFIDIYNLEGFRHEYNRFVRELARGIWNSGTIVYFDLDGFKLVNDLLSHDVGNEILIAFGECLHNESRPEDISACLHGDEFALILPDADRKDAESIMARIHKAAAGINAGDMDYKHIFAELGRTQLVEFSSGYFTMQRGDPILSAEEALMKAEATIPKFFNRRKPRNK
- a CDS encoding cation-transporting P-type ATPase, which encodes MSPNSKEYYRLAIADLEKMLATDVVHGLSREQAAERLQKDGPNAFGKEEKISPLDRIVDELRSPLTFTLLVAGIVTTLLAEYVDATVIFLALVVNVLINLYQEGRASKAFAALKAGEAAFCTVIRGGEPKLIPVTEVVVGDVLLLQSGATVPADARIIDAHGAQLNESVLTGEWAPVVKHAEDVPHLLPLTEQKNMLFMGTLVASGVIKAVVVLTGEHTAFGGIAASLRTVKAAPTPMQKNIAAIARMLTVIIIVALVIVFLLGIYRGVSLTETLLIAIAIAVAAIPEGMPAAVSVMLAMSMQRILGKGGLVRSLLAAETLGSATVIITDKTGTLTEGQMTLERVVCYHALTSSEAGFKEKRLHEEHGDEHDALSFAYLSSNVIIENEHDQFRHPEFHGRPVEVAIARAAHLSGVDMRELERDYQRIDASPFISSLRMSLALTGIRGMKHNRLIGLGAAEEMLARARAYYADGKAHPMHEDERKKFEEALRDATREGVRVVAVGYVDSQLEKLPTIPEEIEELFSGEGTFVLCGLLYLADPLRSDVRAAITTARNAGIRVIMATGDNPETARAIAIGAGIVAHPQAPVLLGAEFDDMTDTQLLEQLRTVNVCARMLPTHKQRMAQLLTESGEVVAMTGDGVNDAPALRTAAIGIALGSGTDVAKEASGLVLTNNSFGIIVSAIEEGRRAVDNIRKNVAYLISTSFSEIMLVVMALALALPIPLLPTQILWTNMLTEGLMNFAFAFEQSEKGIMTRSPRVHGASSMLSRRFMVFIITIGVVTGIILIGLYAILHAQQVSESASRTVLFVALTLLATFVSFSLRDLHTPLWHIKPWTNPYLLVALVITLLGLAVALFVPHVARLLQLDPAGFNGYFGHVAVALALMFVGVESAKYFILRKS
- a CDS encoding DNA recombination protein RmuC, encoding MEQLPFTILLLALILAVVVILRKLDKRSGVSEEMKNFAQVREADRAALSMLQQQLGELTRQIDSRLTESRRDVSEAVHRQFSESQKLLSDINTQMTDRLVAVAKEQMRANEAVEHFAQIGDQLANLERTLTHQKQRGNWGEASLALILQNILPPDAYKMQYPLTDKDIVDAVIITKDGMIPIDAKFSLDNYQRVTLEEDETRREELEKEFRNDLKKRIDETAKYVNEKAGTLSFAFMYIPAEAIYYDLLVNEVGKIKSNTRSLLDYAYHEKKVIIVSPTTFSAYLQAVLFGYNAFKIEKDAVEIIKRVEELGRHIKAYEEFYKKLGGSLSTTVSHYNSAYKELGKIDKDVKRIAGSAPGIEATLLDKPVMEEE